One part of the [Pantoea] beijingensis genome encodes these proteins:
- the glnB gene encoding nitrogen regulatory protein P-II produces MKKIDAIIKPFKLDDVREALAEVGITGMTVTEVKGFGRQKGHTELYRGAEYMVDFLPKVKIEIVIADEIVDTCVETIMQTAQTGKIGDGKIFVFDVARVVRIRTGEEDEEAI; encoded by the coding sequence ATGAAAAAGATTGATGCAATTATCAAACCATTCAAACTGGATGATGTGCGTGAAGCACTTGCCGAAGTCGGCATCACCGGAATGACTGTGACCGAAGTGAAAGGTTTTGGCCGTCAGAAAGGTCATACCGAACTCTATCGTGGCGCAGAATATATGGTTGATTTTTTACCTAAGGTAAAAATTGAAATCGTTATTGCTGACGAAATTGTCGACACCTGCGTAGAAACCATCATGCAAACGGCACAAACCGGCAAAATTGGCGACGGTAAGATTTTCGTTTTTGACGTTGCTCGCGTGGTGCGTATCCGTACCGGTGAAGAAGACGAAGAAGCAATTTAA
- the purL gene encoding phosphoribosylformylglycinamidine synthase: protein MMEILRGSPALSAFRINKLLARFQNACLPVSDIYAEYVHFADVSKPLNADEKSRLQRLLRYGPSLTEHAPEGRLLLVTPRPGTLSPWSSKATDIAHNCDLPQVRRLERGLAFYVQAPQLTEAQWSQLATLLHDRMMETVFSTLEQAEQLFAHHQPQPLQSVDVLGEGRLALEQANHKLGLALADDEIDYLVAAFNQLGRNPNDIELYMFAQANSEHCRHKIFNADWVIDGQPQPKSLFKMIKNTFEQTPDHVLSAYKDNAAVMEGSQIGRFYADADNGVYDFHQEDAHILMKVETHNHPTAISPWPGAATGSGGEIRDEGATGRGAKPKAGLVGFSVSNLRIPGFEQPWEEDFGKPDRIVSALDIMTEGPLGGAAFNNEFGRPALNGYFRTYEEQVNSHNGVELRGYHKPIMLAGGIGNIRADHVQKGEITVGAQLIVLGGPAMNIGLGGGAASSMASGQSDADLDFASVQRDNPEMERRCQEVIDRCWQLGEANPILFIHDVGAGGLSNAMPELVSDGNRGGRFNLRDILSDEPGMSPLEIWCNESQERYVLAVAPEKLALFDTLCKRERAPYAVIGQATEELHLTLNDSHFDNSPIDMPLDVLLGKTPKMTRDVATLQAKGEPLVRETISIEEAVKRVLHLPTVAEKTFLITIGDRSVTGMVARDQMVGPWQIPVANCAVTTASLDSYYGEAMSLGERAPAALLDFAASGRLAVGEALTNIAATQIGSLKRVKLSANWMAAAGHPGEDAGLYEAVKAVGEELCPALGITIPVGKDSMSMKTRWQQGTEQREMTSPLSLVITAFARVEDVRHTVTPQLQPQKDNALLLIDLGKGHNALGATALAQVYRQLGDKPADVRDAQQLAGFFNAIQALVADQKLLAYHDRSDGGVFVTLAEMAFTGHCGVEVDIAALGSDALAALFNEELGAVIQVAAEDRQQVENVLAEHGLADCVHYIGQAKTGDRFVITSASNAVYSESRTTLRTWWAETTWQMQRLRDNPECADSEHEAKRDNNDPGLNVNLTFKPQEDIAAPYIAKGIRPKVAVLREQGVNSHVEMAAAWHRAGFDAVDVHMSDLLAGHRGLEDFQALAACGGFSYGDVLGAGEGWAKSILFNGRVRDEFETFFHRPQTLALGVCNGCQMMSNLRELIPGSESWPRFVRNQSERFEARFSLVEIAASPSLLLDGMVGSRIPVAVSHGEGFVEVRDHAHLSELERKGLVALRFVDNVGKVTQNYPANPNGSPNGITAVTNESGRVTIMMPHPERVFRTVSNSWHPAEWGEDGPWMRLFRNARKQLG, encoded by the coding sequence ATGATGGAAATTCTGCGTGGTTCGCCCGCTTTGTCGGCATTTCGTATTAACAAATTGCTGGCCCGCTTTCAGAACGCTTGCCTACCGGTAAGTGATATTTACGCCGAGTACGTCCATTTCGCCGATGTCAGCAAGCCGCTGAATGCCGATGAAAAATCCCGTCTTCAGCGTCTGCTGAGGTACGGTCCTTCTCTCACCGAACATGCACCCGAAGGGCGTTTACTGCTTGTTACGCCTCGTCCGGGCACTCTCTCCCCCTGGTCTTCTAAAGCAACAGATATCGCACATAACTGCGATTTGCCGCAGGTGCGGCGTCTGGAACGCGGGCTGGCATTTTATGTGCAGGCCCCGCAGCTGACTGAGGCTCAGTGGTCACAGCTCGCGACATTATTGCATGACCGCATGATGGAAACCGTCTTTAGCACCCTGGAACAGGCAGAACAGCTCTTCGCTCATCATCAGCCACAGCCACTGCAAAGTGTTGATGTACTGGGAGAAGGGCGTTTAGCGCTTGAACAGGCAAACCATAAATTGGGGCTGGCGCTGGCGGATGATGAAATTGATTATCTGGTGGCGGCGTTTAATCAACTGGGGCGCAACCCGAACGACATTGAACTTTACATGTTTGCACAGGCAAACTCGGAGCACTGTCGTCATAAAATTTTTAACGCAGACTGGGTTATTGATGGTCAACCGCAGCCGAAATCGCTGTTCAAAATGATCAAAAATACCTTTGAGCAGACGCCCGATCACGTGCTTTCTGCCTATAAAGATAATGCAGCGGTGATGGAAGGCTCTCAAATTGGTCGTTTTTATGCCGATGCGGACAACGGCGTATACGATTTCCATCAGGAAGACGCACATATCCTGATGAAAGTAGAAACGCATAACCACCCAACGGCAATCTCTCCCTGGCCTGGGGCCGCCACTGGTTCAGGTGGTGAAATTCGTGATGAAGGCGCAACCGGCCGCGGAGCAAAACCAAAGGCTGGATTGGTGGGTTTCTCGGTATCAAACTTACGTATCCCTGGCTTTGAACAGCCGTGGGAAGAAGACTTTGGTAAACCCGATCGCATTGTCAGCGCGCTGGATATTATGACCGAAGGTCCGCTTGGCGGCGCAGCATTCAATAATGAGTTTGGTCGTCCGGCGCTTAACGGCTATTTCCGCACCTATGAAGAGCAGGTAAACAGCCATAATGGGGTCGAGCTGCGCGGTTACCATAAGCCCATCATGCTGGCAGGCGGTATTGGTAATATTCGCGCTGACCATGTGCAGAAGGGTGAAATTACCGTAGGCGCACAGCTGATTGTGCTGGGTGGCCCGGCAATGAATATCGGTCTGGGCGGCGGTGCCGCGTCTTCAATGGCGTCAGGTCAGTCGGATGCCGATCTTGATTTCGCCTCTGTGCAGCGTGATAACCCGGAAATGGAACGTCGTTGCCAGGAAGTGATCGATCGCTGTTGGCAGTTGGGTGAAGCCAACCCTATTTTGTTTATTCATGATGTGGGTGCCGGTGGTTTGTCTAATGCGATGCCGGAACTGGTAAGCGATGGCAATCGTGGGGGACGCTTTAACCTGCGGGATATTCTGAGTGATGAGCCAGGCATGAGTCCGTTGGAAATCTGGTGTAACGAATCACAGGAACGTTATGTGCTGGCAGTCGCACCGGAAAAACTGGCGCTGTTTGATACGCTGTGCAAACGTGAACGTGCGCCTTATGCGGTGATTGGTCAGGCAACGGAAGAACTGCATCTGACGCTTAACGATAGTCACTTTGACAATAGCCCTATTGATATGCCGCTTGATGTGTTGTTAGGCAAAACGCCAAAAATGACACGCGATGTTGCCACATTACAGGCAAAAGGCGAGCCGCTGGTCCGTGAGACTATCTCGATTGAAGAGGCCGTGAAACGTGTACTGCACCTGCCAACCGTTGCTGAGAAAACGTTCCTGATAACGATTGGCGACCGCAGCGTCACGGGTATGGTCGCACGCGACCAAATGGTTGGACCCTGGCAGATCCCGGTGGCAAACTGCGCGGTAACCACTGCCAGTCTTGATAGCTACTACGGCGAAGCGATGTCTTTGGGTGAGCGTGCACCTGCCGCATTGCTGGACTTTGCTGCATCGGGTCGCCTGGCCGTGGGGGAAGCACTGACCAACATTGCTGCGACGCAAATAGGCTCGCTAAAACGCGTCAAACTCTCCGCTAACTGGATGGCTGCCGCCGGGCACCCGGGTGAAGATGCCGGGCTTTATGAAGCGGTAAAAGCGGTAGGCGAGGAGCTCTGTCCTGCGCTGGGGATCACCATCCCGGTAGGTAAGGACTCCATGTCAATGAAGACGCGCTGGCAGCAGGGTACCGAGCAACGCGAAATGACGTCGCCGCTGTCGCTGGTAATTACCGCTTTTGCTCGTGTAGAAGATGTACGCCATACCGTGACACCACAGCTTCAGCCACAGAAAGATAATGCATTACTGCTGATTGACTTAGGTAAAGGCCATAATGCACTGGGTGCAACGGCGTTGGCACAGGTCTATCGTCAGTTAGGCGATAAACCTGCTGATGTGCGCGATGCCCAACAGTTGGCGGGTTTCTTCAACGCTATTCAGGCGTTAGTGGCTGATCAAAAATTACTGGCTTATCACGACCGTTCCGATGGGGGGGTATTCGTGACCCTCGCTGAAATGGCGTTCACGGGCCACTGCGGTGTTGAGGTGGACATTGCGGCTCTCGGCAGCGATGCGCTGGCTGCGCTCTTCAACGAGGAGCTGGGGGCGGTGATTCAGGTTGCGGCAGAAGATCGTCAGCAGGTTGAAAATGTGCTGGCCGAACATGGCCTGGCCGACTGCGTGCATTATATTGGGCAGGCAAAAACCGGCGATCGTTTTGTTATCACTTCCGCCAGTAATGCAGTGTACAGCGAAAGCCGGACTACCTTGCGTACCTGGTGGGCGGAAACCACATGGCAAATGCAGCGTCTGCGTGATAATCCAGAGTGCGCCGACAGCGAGCATGAAGCAAAGCGAGATAATAACGATCCGGGGCTGAATGTTAATCTGACCTTCAAACCACAGGAAGATATCGCTGCGCCTTACATTGCAAAAGGCATCCGTCCGAAAGTTGCGGTGCTGCGTGAGCAAGGTGTGAACTCGCATGTTGAGATGGCGGCTGCCTGGCACCGTGCTGGTTTTGATGCGGTAGATGTGCATATGAGTGACCTGCTGGCAGGCCATCGTGGCCTGGAGGATTTCCAGGCGCTGGCGGCCTGCGGTGGCTTCTCTTATGGAGACGTACTGGGGGCGGGCGAAGGCTGGGCGAAATCAATCCTGTTTAACGGACGTGTACGAGACGAATTTGAAACCTTTTTCCACCGTCCGCAAACGCTGGCGCTGGGGGTATGTAACGGTTGTCAGATGATGTCGAACCTGCGTGAGCTGATCCCCGGCAGTGAGAGCTGGCCACGCTTTGTGCGCAATCAGTCTGAGCGCTTTGAAGCACGCTTTAGTCTGGTCGAAATTGCTGCCAGTCCATCATTACTGCTGGATGGTATGGTAGGTTCACGGATACCGGTTGCGGTTTCACACGGCGAAGGTTTTGTTGAGGTACGTGATCACGCACATTTGTCAGAGCTGGAGCGCAAAGGATTGGTGGCATTACGCTTTGTCGATAACGTCGGCAAGGTTACGCAAAACTATCCGGCCAATCCTAACGGTTCACCGAACGGTATCACCGCAGTCACCAATGAGAGCGGACGCGTCACTATTATGATGCCGCACCCTGAACGTGTTTTCCGTACCGTAAGCAACTCCTGGCACCCGGCAGAATGGGGCGAGGATGGCCCGTGGATGCGGTTGTTCCGCAATGCGCGTAAACAGTTGGGTTAA
- the glrR gene encoding two-component system response regulator GlrR, which produces MIQGKSARLLLVDDDPSLLKLLGMRLTSEGFQVTTAASGPEALRQLTKEKAELVISDLRMDEMDGLALFSEIQKLHPGMPVIILTAHGSIPDAVSATQQGVFSFLTKPVDRDALYKAIGEALAHSASGTDDRWSENIVTRSPVMLRLLEQARMVAQSDVSVLINGQSGTGKEVLAQAIHAASPRAGKAFIAINCGALPEQLLESELFGHAKGAFTGAVSAREGLFQAAEGGTLFLDEIGDMPQALQVKLLRVLQERKVRPLGSNRDLEINVRIISATHRDLPKAMEKKEFREDLFYRLNVVNLRIPALHERAEDIPLLANHLLRQSADRHKPQVRSFSVDAMRRLIAASWPGNVRQLVNVIEQCVALTSSPVISEALVEQALEGENTALPTFVEARNQFELNYLRKLLQMTKGNVTNAARLAGRNRTEFYKLLSRHELDAADFKE; this is translated from the coding sequence ATGATACAAGGTAAATCAGCGCGGCTATTATTAGTCGATGACGATCCCAGCTTGCTAAAACTGTTGGGGATGCGCCTGACCAGCGAAGGCTTTCAGGTCACCACGGCAGCCAGCGGGCCGGAAGCGTTACGGCAACTGACGAAAGAGAAAGCTGAATTAGTCATTAGCGACCTGCGGATGGATGAGATGGATGGGTTGGCGCTGTTCAGCGAGATCCAGAAGCTGCATCCGGGGATGCCGGTAATCATTCTTACGGCGCATGGTTCGATCCCGGACGCAGTATCAGCAACGCAGCAGGGGGTTTTTAGCTTCCTGACCAAACCGGTCGATCGTGATGCACTCTATAAAGCTATTGGAGAAGCGCTGGCGCATAGCGCATCAGGCACGGACGATCGCTGGAGCGAAAATATTGTCACGCGTAGCCCAGTGATGTTGCGGCTGCTGGAACAGGCGCGCATGGTGGCGCAATCTGATGTCAGCGTACTGATTAACGGCCAAAGTGGTACGGGTAAAGAGGTCCTTGCGCAGGCGATTCACGCGGCCAGTCCACGCGCGGGTAAAGCTTTTATCGCAATAAACTGTGGGGCATTACCCGAGCAGCTACTTGAGTCAGAACTGTTTGGCCACGCGAAAGGCGCCTTTACCGGTGCTGTAAGTGCACGTGAAGGTCTCTTTCAAGCCGCCGAGGGTGGAACGCTGTTTCTGGATGAGATCGGTGATATGCCGCAAGCGTTGCAGGTAAAATTATTGCGTGTGTTGCAGGAGCGGAAGGTTCGACCGTTGGGCAGTAACCGCGACCTGGAGATTAACGTTCGCATTATCTCCGCAACACACCGTGACCTACCGAAAGCGATGGAGAAAAAAGAGTTCCGCGAGGACCTCTTCTACCGACTTAATGTGGTTAACTTACGTATTCCTGCGCTGCATGAGCGGGCAGAAGATATTCCTCTGTTAGCGAATCATCTGCTGCGCCAGTCTGCCGACCGGCATAAACCGCAGGTTCGTAGTTTTTCGGTTGATGCCATGCGCCGTCTCATCGCCGCAAGCTGGCCGGGTAACGTTCGTCAACTGGTAAACGTGATTGAGCAATGCGTCGCGCTCACGTCTTCCCCGGTGATCAGCGAAGCGCTGGTTGAGCAAGCGCTGGAGGGGGAAAATACTGCGTTACCTACCTTTGTGGAGGCGCGTAACCAATTCGAACTTAATTACTTACGTAAGCTATTACAGATGACCAAAGGCAACGTCACCAATGCAGCAAGGCTGGCGGGACGTAACCGCACGGAGTTCTATAAACTTCTGTCACGGCATGAACTGGATGCTGCCGATTTTAAAGAGTAG
- the glyA gene encoding serine hydroxymethyltransferase, with protein MLKRDMNIADYDAELWQAMEQEKVRQEEHIELIASENYTSPRVMQAQGSQLTNKYAEGYPGKRYYGGCEYVDIVEQLAIDRAKALFGADYANVQPHSGSQANFAVYTALLQPGDTILGMNLAHGGHLTHGSPVNLSGKLYNVVPYGIDETGKIDYEELAAQAQKHKPKMIIGGFSAYSGVCDWAKMREIADSIDAWLFVDMAHVAGLIAAGVYPNPVPHAHIVTTTTHKTLAGPRGGLILAKGGDEELYKKLNSAVFPGGQGGPLMHVIAGKAVALKEAMEPEFTAYQQQVAKNAKAMVEVFLARGYNVVSGGTHNHLFLLDLVDKNLTGKEADAALGRANITVNKNSVPNDPKSPFVTSGIRIGSPAVTRRGFKEAEVRELAGWMADVLDNINDEGTIEQVKQKVLAICARFPVYA; from the coding sequence ATGTTAAAGCGTGATATGAACATAGCCGATTATGATGCCGAGTTGTGGCAGGCGATGGAGCAAGAAAAAGTGCGTCAGGAAGAGCACATTGAACTGATTGCTTCTGAAAACTACACCAGCCCGCGCGTCATGCAGGCGCAAGGCTCTCAGCTGACGAATAAATATGCCGAAGGCTATCCAGGAAAACGCTATTATGGCGGCTGCGAATACGTCGATATCGTTGAGCAACTGGCTATCGACCGTGCAAAGGCGCTGTTTGGTGCAGATTATGCCAATGTACAGCCGCACTCTGGTTCTCAGGCGAACTTTGCCGTTTATACAGCCCTGCTGCAGCCAGGAGATACCATCCTGGGGATGAACCTGGCCCATGGTGGTCACCTGACGCATGGCTCCCCGGTTAACCTGTCCGGTAAATTGTATAACGTCGTGCCTTACGGCATTGATGAAACCGGTAAAATTGATTACGAAGAGCTGGCAGCTCAGGCTCAGAAGCACAAACCGAAGATGATCATTGGTGGTTTTTCCGCATATTCTGGCGTGTGTGATTGGGCTAAAATGCGCGAAATTGCTGACAGCATCGATGCCTGGCTGTTCGTTGATATGGCGCATGTCGCAGGTCTTATCGCTGCTGGCGTTTACCCTAACCCAGTGCCGCATGCGCATATCGTTACCACCACTACGCATAAAACACTGGCTGGTCCACGTGGCGGTCTGATCCTGGCGAAAGGCGGTGATGAAGAGCTTTATAAAAAACTGAACTCTGCTGTGTTCCCCGGAGGGCAGGGTGGCCCACTGATGCACGTTATCGCCGGTAAAGCGGTGGCGCTAAAAGAGGCGATGGAGCCTGAATTTACCGCGTATCAGCAGCAGGTGGCTAAGAACGCCAAAGCGATGGTTGAGGTGTTCCTGGCACGCGGATACAACGTCGTTTCTGGCGGGACGCATAATCACCTGTTCTTGTTGGACCTGGTGGATAAAAATCTGACGGGTAAAGAAGCTGACGCTGCGCTGGGGCGTGCCAATATCACCGTTAATAAAAACAGCGTGCCTAACGATCCGAAAAGCCCGTTTGTCACTTCCGGTATCCGTATCGGTTCTCCGGCGGTAACCCGTCGCGGCTTTAAAGAAGCGGAAGTCCGTGAGCTGGCAGGCTGGATGGCTGATGTGCTCGACAATATCAACGATGAAGGGACTATCGAACAAGTGAAGCAGAAAGTGTTGGCGATCTGCGCACGTTTCCCTGTCTATGCGTAA
- the hmpA gene encoding NO-inducible flavohemoprotein translates to MPDDSTIAMVKSTIPAIVATGPKLTAHFYQRMFRHNPELKNVFNMSNQRNGNQREALFDALCAYATHIDDLPTILPAVERIAQKHSSLNIQPEQYQIVGRHLLATIEELLNPGKDVLSAWGKAYDVLANVFIQREEAIYQASECKPGGWRGTRTFRISEITPQSTLISSFILTPVDNQPVADYQPGQYLGITLNNASIENQQNRQYSLTRSPNRRDYRIAVKREPQGIVSGWLHNMAKAGDNIQLSAPAGDFFMVVTPETPVTLISAGVGQTPMLAMLATLSERQHPARVNWLHAAENGRVHAFDDEVKQLGSHIPHFTRHIWYRQPEASDIQHYDDSGVMDLAGVSTQLMTSDMQFYLCGPIDFMRFIVKQLTGAGVTAERIHYEVFGPHKTL, encoded by the coding sequence ATGCCAGATGACTCAACTATCGCGATGGTTAAATCAACTATTCCTGCTATCGTTGCCACCGGACCTAAACTTACCGCGCATTTTTATCAACGTATGTTTCGCCACAACCCTGAGCTGAAAAACGTGTTCAATATGAGTAACCAGCGTAATGGCAATCAGCGTGAAGCGCTATTCGACGCGCTGTGTGCATATGCGACCCATATTGACGATCTGCCCACCATTTTGCCGGCAGTCGAACGTATCGCACAAAAACATTCCAGTCTGAATATACAACCTGAGCAATATCAAATTGTTGGTCGACATTTGCTGGCCACGATTGAAGAGTTACTGAACCCGGGTAAGGACGTTCTGAGCGCCTGGGGAAAAGCCTATGACGTGTTAGCTAACGTTTTTATTCAACGCGAAGAAGCCATTTATCAAGCGTCTGAATGCAAACCGGGCGGCTGGCGAGGAACTCGCACATTCCGTATCAGTGAAATTACACCGCAAAGCACATTAATTAGTAGCTTCATTCTTACACCCGTTGATAATCAGCCCGTTGCCGACTACCAGCCCGGGCAGTACCTTGGCATTACGCTTAACAACGCCAGCATAGAGAATCAGCAAAACCGCCAATATTCACTTACACGCTCCCCCAATCGCCGTGACTATCGTATCGCCGTAAAGCGCGAGCCACAGGGAATCGTCTCAGGCTGGCTGCATAATATGGCAAAAGCCGGTGATAACATTCAGCTTTCAGCGCCTGCAGGCGATTTCTTTATGGTGGTAACGCCAGAAACGCCAGTTACGTTAATTTCCGCAGGTGTAGGGCAAACACCAATGTTAGCAATGCTGGCGACCTTGTCAGAAAGGCAGCATCCTGCACGGGTTAACTGGCTGCACGCGGCCGAAAATGGCCGGGTTCATGCCTTTGACGATGAGGTCAAACAGTTGGGAAGCCATATCCCGCACTTCACTCGCCATATCTGGTATCGTCAGCCGGAAGCCAGTGATATTCAACATTATGACGACTCTGGCGTAATGGATCTGGCAGGCGTCAGCACGCAGTTGATGACGTCTGATATGCAATTTTATCTGTGCGGACCTATCGATTTTATGCGGTTTATTGTAAAGCAGCTAACCGGGGCCGGTGTTACAGCAGAACGTATTCATTATGAAGTGTTTGGACCGCATAAAACGCTATAA
- a CDS encoding sensor histidine kinase: MKKWRLFPRSLRQLVLMAFLLVLLPLLVLAWQAWESLAALSERAADTNRTTLTDVRRSEAMARTALELERSYRQYCVLDDPLLARLYQTQHARYAQMLDAHAPALPDVRYYRSLRQFLTELSQLKCQNSSPVKDAIANLEGFSDANAQMVQATREVLFSRGLQLQREIADRGQYFGWQALILFLITLALVLLFTRMIIGPVKGVEWMINRLGEGQELAKNVTFKGPRELRSLGQRIIWLSERLAWLESQRHEFLRHISHELKTPLASMREGTALLADRVAGPLTADQQEIVSILDHSSRHLQTLIEQLLDYNRKLTDAPTELENVPLEEIIPVIVSSHSLTARAKFMHTVVDLQAKYCRAEPTLLMRVLDNLYSNALHYGSESGTIWLRSYQRGSRIYIDVANTGAPIPAEEQAMIFEPFFQGSLQRKGAVKGSGLGLSIAKDCIRRMQGDLHLVAVDDADVCFRIELHLTAEKK, encoded by the coding sequence GTGAAAAAATGGCGTCTTTTTCCGCGTTCGTTACGGCAATTGGTTTTAATGGCATTTCTGCTGGTGCTCTTACCCCTGCTGGTTTTGGCGTGGCAAGCGTGGGAAAGTCTGGCTGCGCTCAGTGAGCGGGCAGCAGACACCAACCGTACAACCCTCACCGATGTGCGACGCAGTGAAGCGATGGCCCGCACCGCATTAGAACTGGAACGTAGCTATCGCCAGTACTGTGTGTTGGACGATCCGTTATTAGCGCGTCTTTACCAAACTCAACATGCCAGATATGCACAAATGCTGGATGCGCATGCCCCGGCGCTGCCTGATGTCCGATATTATCGCAGCCTGCGCCAGTTTCTCACCGAACTTTCCCAATTGAAATGCCAGAACAGTAGCCCGGTAAAAGACGCCATCGCTAACCTTGAGGGCTTTTCCGACGCGAATGCACAAATGGTCCAGGCGACGCGTGAGGTACTCTTTTCCCGGGGGTTGCAACTCCAGCGAGAAATAGCCGACCGTGGTCAGTATTTTGGCTGGCAGGCATTGATTCTGTTTCTCATTACGCTTGCCCTGGTGCTGCTGTTTACCCGCATGATTATCGGCCCGGTAAAAGGCGTTGAATGGATGATCAACCGGCTGGGGGAAGGACAAGAGTTAGCAAAAAACGTTACCTTCAAAGGGCCACGGGAATTGCGCTCGCTGGGACAACGAATTATTTGGCTCAGCGAACGTTTGGCCTGGCTGGAATCGCAGCGTCATGAATTTCTGCGGCATATCTCTCACGAACTAAAGACACCGCTGGCCAGCATGCGTGAAGGAACCGCGCTGCTAGCCGACCGGGTCGCCGGGCCCTTGACCGCCGACCAGCAAGAGATTGTCAGCATACTCGACCACAGTAGTCGCCATCTCCAGACATTGATTGAGCAATTACTGGATTACAATCGTAAGCTCACCGATGCGCCAACCGAGCTGGAGAATGTACCGCTGGAAGAGATCATCCCGGTGATAGTTTCCTCTCACAGCCTCACGGCACGCGCTAAATTTATGCATACAGTCGTCGATCTGCAGGCGAAATACTGCCGGGCCGAGCCAACATTGTTGATGCGCGTTCTCGATAATCTTTATTCCAATGCGCTACACTACGGCAGCGAATCCGGCACTATCTGGCTACGAAGTTATCAACGGGGTTCCCGTATTTATATTGATGTTGCGAATACCGGCGCACCTATCCCTGCTGAAGAGCAGGCTATGATTTTCGAACCCTTCTTTCAGGGCAGCTTACAGCGCAAAGGCGCGGTCAAAGGAAGTGGCCTCGGGCTGAGTATTGCCAAAGACTGTATACGGCGAATGCAAGGTGACCTTCACCTGGTGGCAGTGGACGATGCCGATGTCTGCTTCCGTATCGAATTACATTTAACCGCCGAGAAAAAATAA
- the qseG gene encoding two-component system QseEF-associated lipoprotein QseG — MKWPFLCPFGRVAVIALPFLLVACAQQSHRPLASHLKSHTAEPEMKITDYLSVRCERVWQFSDDDSMKNPLYWLRAMDCAGRMSPAEARAEARNWSTSKWEMTLKQSVLLSHGNVTPLERRQYIQHLDRYRYDFPSSIRTLLQLWRDNQMAQLQLSAERSRYASLQRTSDEQLDALRRQQQQLSNELAITRRKLATLTDIERQLSTRKSSDVSDNNHGPEKESRPVAVEAGDTYLPGQDDKNSETTGAENP; from the coding sequence ATGAAATGGCCTTTTTTATGCCCCTTTGGCAGAGTCGCTGTGATCGCGCTTCCTTTTCTGCTGGTGGCCTGTGCTCAGCAGAGCCATCGCCCTTTGGCCAGCCACCTGAAAAGTCATACCGCTGAGCCGGAGATGAAAATCACCGACTACTTATCGGTGAGGTGTGAACGCGTATGGCAATTCAGCGATGACGATAGCATGAAAAATCCGCTCTACTGGTTAAGGGCAATGGATTGTGCTGGACGGATGTCCCCGGCTGAAGCGCGCGCAGAAGCACGTAATTGGAGTACGAGTAAGTGGGAAATGACACTCAAACAAAGTGTTCTGCTGAGTCATGGTAATGTAACGCCGCTTGAGCGCCGTCAGTATATTCAGCATCTTGATCGCTATCGTTACGATTTCCCGTCATCGATTCGGACACTGTTACAGCTCTGGCGTGATAATCAGATGGCCCAATTGCAGCTCTCAGCCGAGCGTTCACGCTATGCCAGTTTACAACGTACCAGCGACGAGCAACTGGACGCCCTCCGCCGTCAGCAACAGCAGCTCAGCAATGAATTAGCGATCACGCGCCGCAAATTAGCTACGCTAACTGATATTGAGCGTCAGCTTTCTACACGTAAATCATCGGATGTTTCAGACAACAATCATGGGCCTGAAAAAGAAAGCAGGCCTGTAGCGGTGGAGGCCGGTGATACGTATCTTCCTGGGCAAGATGATAAAAATAGTGAAACGACGGGGGCTGAAAACCCATGA